The nucleotide sequence CCATGTGTTCCCACAAGGTGGTGGAGCCGTCCGCGATGTGGCAATTGCGAGCGACCACTTGATCGTGGGTGATGCCGTGCTTTCGCCAAGAGGCACCCTCGGTATTGATGTTGAGCAGCATGGGCTGAATGCGGTCGCACGCGGCGGCAAATTTGGCCTCGGGGGTGGTGCGGGCTTCAAACTCATCCCAGAGTGCGCGGAACTCCGCGGTTTGATCGGGTGGCAACAGACCAAAGAGCCGATCGGCGGCCACGGCCTCGCGCTCGTGTTGATTTTGCATGCCCGCCGTGTCGTAGGCGAAGGTATCACCGGCATCGATTTCCACGATATCGTGGAGGATGAGCATCTTCAGCACGCGCAGCATGTCCAAGTGAGCGGAGTTGGCGTGCTCGGTGAGCACCAGCACGAGCAGGCAGAGATGCCAGGAGTGTTCGGCGTCGTTTTCGCGCCGTCGACTATTGATAAGTAACGTCTGGCGAAAGATTTCCTTCAATTTGTCGACTTCGACAATGAAGGCGAATTGACGCTGCAGGCGTTCGGCGGTCGGGGAAACAGGGTCCATACGCCACGAGAGAGGGTTTGCCGCCCAAACGCAATCAGGCAGCGTTCGCGCCCCGGTTTTGGGTGGCGACCGGTCGGCTGAAACTCGTGACCGCTTTTCCTTGCTCGGTCTGGGGCGGAGCTCTTCGATTCGGTCCGTTTGCCCTCATGAAAATCCTCGTAGCCGACAAGATATCTGCCAAAGGAGTTGCCTATCTGCGTGAGCAGCCGGGCTTCGAAGTCGTGGAGGCATATGGCTCCTCCCCCGAGCAAGTGCTCGAACTGGTGAAGGACGTGCACGCGATCGCGGTGCGCTCCGAAACCAAAATCACCCGCGAGGTGCTGGACGCCGCTCCGGAACTGAAAGTGGTGGGCCGAGCCGGCGTGGGCGTGGACAACGTCGACGTCGAGGCGGCCACCGAGCGCGGCGTCGTGGTGATGAACACCCCGTCCGGCAATACGATCGCGACGGCGGAGCTGACCTTTACGCACTTGCTGTGCGGGGCGCGCCCCGTGCCTCAAGCCGCCGCCACCATGAAAGCCGGCAAGTGGGACCGCAAAGCTTTTGCCGGGGTGGAACTCTTTCACAAGACCCTGGGGATCGTGGGCATGGGCCGCATCGGCGGCGAAGTTGCCAAGCGGGCGAAAGCTTTTGGCATGCGGGTGGTGGCCTACGATCCCTATCTCGCGCCGAGTCGCGCCAAGGCCATGCAGGTCGAGGGCGTCGAACTCGACACGCTGTTGGCGGAATCCGATTTCATCACCGTGCACATGCCGCTGACGGATGACACCAAATACATGATCGACGAAGCCGCTCTCGAGAAGTGCAAGTCCGGCGTCCGATTGTTCAATTGCGCCCGGGGCGGTATCATCAAGGAAACCGCGTTGATTGCCGCGCTTAAAACCGGCCATGTCGCCGCCGCCGGACTCGATGTCTACGAAGACGAGCCGCTCGCGGTCGACAGCGAACTGCGGTCGCTGCCCAACGTTTCGCTCACGCCCCACCTCGGTGCCTCCACCGCGGAAGCGCAGGCGGCGGTGGGCGTGGAAATCGCCGAACAAATCACCGACGTGCTCAAGAGCGGCGTCATCCGCAATGCGGTCAACATGCCGTCCATCGACGGCGCGGCGTTGAAGGTGCTCGGTCCGTATCTCGACCTCGGCACCAAGCTGGGCACCCTCGTGCAACAGATTTCCCCGGCCCAGATCGCCGCTCTCAAGATTACGTATTGGGGCAAGATCGTCGACCTCGACGCCAACGCCGTGACACGGGCCATTCAGCGCGGATTCCTCCGTCGG is from Synoicihabitans lomoniglobus and encodes:
- a CDS encoding HD domain-containing protein; protein product: MDPVSPTAERLQRQFAFIVEVDKLKEIFRQTLLINSRRRENDAEHSWHLCLLVLVLTEHANSAHLDMLRVLKMLILHDIVEIDAGDTFAYDTAGMQNQHEREAVAADRLFGLLPPDQTAEFRALWDEFEARTTPEAKFAAACDRIQPMLLNINTEGASWRKHGITHDQVVARNCHIADGSTTLWEHMAAILDEAVKDGLLTPAVES
- the serA gene encoding phosphoglycerate dehydrogenase, with the translated sequence MKILVADKISAKGVAYLREQPGFEVVEAYGSSPEQVLELVKDVHAIAVRSETKITREVLDAAPELKVVGRAGVGVDNVDVEAATERGVVVMNTPSGNTIATAELTFTHLLCGARPVPQAAATMKAGKWDRKAFAGVELFHKTLGIVGMGRIGGEVAKRAKAFGMRVVAYDPYLAPSRAKAMQVEGVELDTLLAESDFITVHMPLTDDTKYMIDEAALEKCKSGVRLFNCARGGIIKETALIAALKTGHVAAAGLDVYEDEPLAVDSELRSLPNVSLTPHLGASTAEAQAAVGVEIAEQITDVLKSGVIRNAVNMPSIDGAALKVLGPYLDLGTKLGTLVQQISPAQIAALKITYWGKIVDLDANAVTRAIQRGFLRRISADDVNDVNAPFLLKSLGIEAEVTKSNSDSDYTDLIQVEVVDGEGTSHRAVGTLLGKAQQPRIVGINGREVEVAAEGKLLVLENLDLPGMVGEIGTLLGRAGVNIADMSLSRLVQGETAYMVVRVDSEPKEAAREEIKAHPKIKLAKFVQL